CTCGGCTACAGCTACAAGCCCAACACCGCCGATGCCCGCGAGAGCCCCGCCCGAGTGATCGTGAAGCAGCTGTCGGAGCTGGGTGCGGACGTTGCCATCGTCGACCCCCACGTGCGGGCCCCGACGCTGTCCAACGGGGCCCATGTGATGGCCGACGCACCCGACGAGCTGGTCGCCGCGGCCGACATCGTCGTGCTCGTCACCGACCACGACGCCTTCGATTACGAGCGCATCGAGCGTCGAGCCGGACGGATCTTCGACACGCGGCGGCGCTTCGGTGGCCTCGGGCGCGGCAACGTCACCTACCTGTAAGGGGTGCTCCTTCGTACCGCGAGGGCGGCGAGGGTCGCAGCAGCCACGTCGATCGCGTAGTCGATGGCCTCCGGGGTCCTGCCCGGTCGCAGCGACTGGAACGCTTCGTCCACCCCTGCCAGCAGCAGGACGACGACCACGGTGACGGCCGTGGCGGGTCGGATGTTGGCCAGCGCCCACCGCAGGCTGGCTCCGAGAGCGGCGTACTCCGCGGCGTGGGCGAGCAGACCCAGACCCGTCGGTGTCTCCGGGAACGCGTCCGCCGGCAGG
This window of the Actinomycetota bacterium genome carries:
- a CDS encoding VanZ family protein, which produces MTYRLILPAAVYAVIIGLSSLPADAFPETPTGLGLLAHAAEYAALGASLRWALANIRPATAVTVVVVLLLAGVDEAFQSLRPGRTPEAIDYAIDVAAATLAALAVRRSTPYR